In Nicotiana tabacum cultivar K326 chromosome 11, ASM71507v2, whole genome shotgun sequence, a single window of DNA contains:
- the LOC107787159 gene encoding uncharacterized protein LOC107787159: MTERERERERGERGMLPLKLVHSLVSGDAIVNPTRFTTLPFHQICDQTDHENIAAITNNMSYTTGKIPLMLFVPTKELVKDSYRLATLARDIGMDLFPNPSLSHIIFSWPVVSHSTTSSSSSCSSLLLSNDAAPLPFPSLATASLSHLRLFANLSKGFFKLVFLKSNHNPFDEISFYSSNNNWDVTTLSLISRKTGVRIDSMDGFTKTLLGVGWTLFKTNKSSKDSVVYLYRKLDLNRVHFRWPCEKENGNCRVRELRLPQLDFKNAPLRILHYILLMTDDIFYLA, translated from the coding sequence atgacagagagagagagagagagagagagaggagagagggGAATGCTTCCATTAAAGCTAGTACATTCATTGGTTTCGGGAGATGCCATTGTCAATCCTACCCGCTTTACTACTTTACCCTTTCATCAGATTTGCGATCAAACTGACCATGAAAACATAGCAGCCATAACCAACAACATGTCTTACACTACAGGCAAGATCCCATTGATGCTTTTCGTTCCAACAAAGGAATTGGTAAAAGATTCATATAGACTTGCCACATTAGCTAGAGACATAGGTATGGATCTTTTCCCAAACCCAtctctttctcacatcatcttcTCATGGCCAGTAGTATCACACTCTAcaacttcctcttcttcttcatgtTCATCCCTTTTATTATCAAACGACGCCGCTCCACTCCCTTTTCCATCTTTAGCCACTGCTTCTCTCTCCCACTTGCGCCTTTTCGCTAATCTCTCAAAGGGGTTCTTCAAGTTGGTTTTTTTGAAATCTAATCACAACCCATTTGACGAAATCAGTTTTTATTCGAGTAACAATAATTGGGATGTTACGACCCTTTCCTTAATTTCGAGGAAAACTGGGGTTCGGATTGATTCTATGGATGGGTTTACAAAGACTTTGCTTGGAGTAGGCTGGACACTATTTAAGACTAACAAGAGCAGTAAAGATTCAGTTGTATATCTGTATAGGAAGCTGGATTTGAACAGAGTTCATTTTAGATGGCCATGTGAAAAGGAAAATGGGAATTGTAGAGTTAGAGAATTGAGGTTGCCCCAATTGGACTTCAAGAATGCACCTTTGAGGATTTTGCACTACATTCTTCTCATGACTGATGACATCTTCTATCTTGCGTAG